The following nucleotide sequence is from Aedes aegypti strain LVP_AGWG chromosome 3, AaegL5.0 Primary Assembly, whole genome shotgun sequence.
acgaacgctttatgtttcgttttagcatcaactcACATCCAGGCGTcggtaggcgcgtggtgtacgcacagacctaacgatcgcaagggccttggttcgattccaggttgctgcgagaaacattttttgttgccaatgtttggtttcataaggcaaagctatgaatttcaacccgatttattgtggcgaattttcataagtgcatccaatgtatttcgatagtccatttgcctgagtgtattgaaaacgcacgggcctatcgatcgcaaggtccttggttcgattccaggttgccgcgaaaacatgtTTTGGTTTCACAAGGCAACGCTACGAATCTCAACCCGATTTAaataaggctcccccaaaactacgcgactttttacggcgacagcgacacgatttcgttgttgtgtcgctgcaagcactcttctatggaaccatcttgactgacacgacgcgaatcgctgcgaaatcgcgacgtttttttgtcgctgtcgcttagatctgggggagcctttaagTCGATAGACTTCTTCAAATCCTTGAATCATTCGAGTGTATCAAAAGCTGTTCCTCTAGTGGAGGTTTGCTTTGGGTACGGATGCACCGCTACAGTGAGTGCCAGCCAGTGCTCGCCTACCTGTCCGGGCTTTACAGTTGCTGGCAGAGAAAGGGGTGCATGATTGgccaattttattgatttgcgAAAGGGTTCGGGAAGAATTCGCCATTCAGTGGCAAAAAGTGCACGTAACTTTTCGGGGGGATTTATTTCCCTCTGTGAGAGGAATGGAATATCATTGACTGTGCAACTCTTTGTTCTAAACTTggatggtagtcctgaaaaggactgaTTGGATGTTAGATACTGTTTTACAACAGTACGGTTGCTGTCCCAAATTTACTTCTTGGCAGCGGTCTTCTTCGCGGCAGCTTTCTTGGCTGGGGCAGCCTTCTTCGGTTTTGGGGTCTTGGGCTTCTTGGCGGCGGTCTTGGAAGGTTTGGTGGCCTTCTGCTTCGGAGCAGCAGCCTTCTTCACACCACCGGCCTTTTTGGCAGCCTTGGCACCAGCAGCTTTGGCTTTCTTGGCTGCAGCCGGCTTCTTGGCTTTCTTCTCGCCGGCTGGCTTCTTGGCCTTCTTCTCCCCAGCTGGTTTCTTGGTGGCCTTCTTCTTCTCTCCGGTAGCCTTCTTGGCCTTCTTCTCGCCGGCCTTCTTCGGTTTCTTCTCACTGGCGGCCTTCTTAGCTTCAGCCTTCAGCTTGAACGAACCGGAAGCGCCGGTGCCCTTGGTTTGGACGAACTTGCCCTTCTCGACGCCATTCTTCAAGGCCTTCTTGAGGAATGGGGCAAGCTTGGCGACATCGCATTTGTAGTTGGCGGCGATGTACTTCTTGATGGCCTGCAGGGACGATCCGTTGCGTTCCTTCAAGGTTTTGATGGCAGCAACAACCATGTCGTTGACTGGGGGGTGGGTCGACGGCTTCTTCGGCTTGCCCTGTCCCTTGGGGGCCCTTGGCTTCTTGGTCTTGGCTGGCGAGGCAGCCGGGGCTGCGGCAGCGGCTTCAGTGGCAACTTCAGACATCTCGATAGGTAGCTAGAGTAACACTCACACGATGGCGATAGTAAACGAATGAATGACGGAAATTCTGGCAACAGTGCGGTGTTCGATTTCGTCGTCTGTGTTAGGGATGCAGACATGGTCGTCCACTGGATGACTGTTCGCGAAAtattgtacatatttttggtaacACCTTTTTAAAACGCATTTTTCCGGTAATCGCACTAAGTATTTGCCTGTCTAGTATGTCCGTTTGGTGAGTGCATGAGTCTCGCTAGCAGCCCGTCATCGCCACATCGGGCCGGTTTCGCGAGAAGCACCGCTGAGACATGTCTTTACAGCACCCGTGCGCCATATGGTGTGGCTTTGCTCGATAAAACAATCAATAGTAACTATTGAAACAATACCACCCTGCACGGCGGTGGTGAATTTGGCAACATGAATGGTTGCTCTTTGCGGTGACATGCGGGTATAGCCAGTATGCCGGTGTCTAATGGCCCCTAATGAGCCTCAAACAAAGTCATTCCCAGTGCCGACGAGCGATGTTACGCGTttggttttagtaaactttgaacaatgttaatttgatgtttttcatcAAACATACCGAAAACTTGGGCTCGACTATGACGTCAGTCACACAAGTTTGTGCCATTTTGTCCGGAAAACA
It contains:
- the LOC110678243 gene encoding histone H1-like, whose amino-acid sequence is MSEVATEAAAAAPAASPAKTKKPRAPKGQGKPKKPSTHPPVNDMVVAAIKTLKERNGSSLQAIKKYIAANYKCDVAKLAPFLKKALKNGVEKGKFVQTKGTGASGSFKLKAEAKKAASEKKPKKAGEKKAKKATGEKKKATKKPAGEKKAKKPAGEKKAKKPAAAKKAKAAGAKAAKKAGGVKKAAAPKQKATKPSKTAAKKPKTPKPKKAAPAKKAAAKKTAAKK